A region of the Haemophilus parainfluenzae genome:
TCTACCATTTTTTCGCCCATTCCTGTTTGGTCAAGATTGCCTGCCACAACGTGATACTGCTTCATAATGCGGTTGAGTTCGGCAAGTTGTTCACGCAATGGCACACGTTTGAGTTCCACGATTTCACGCGTCCAATAAACATCGCCCACCAATTCAATCACCCAAATAACGGTTAAGTCGTTACGAGCCGCAATATCCATTCCCACAAAGCACGAACCGCCTTGATAAAGTTCAGGCTTGCCTGCTTGTTCGTGTTCAACGGCATCAATCAAGTCGTAAGAAAGCCAGCTGCTTGCTTCATCAAGCCATTTGAGTTCAAACTCTTGAGCCCACGCATCTTCATCATTCAAACCTTTGCGGAGTTGTTCGATATTACGCGGTAAACCGTCTGCCACCGCTTGGTAAATATCCACGGTGTGGCGTGACCATTCGGTATTCTCCAAGTCGGTCATCAACTCGTAAAACTTGTTGCCCTTGCCGTTAGGCGTTGAAACCACACGTAACTTCCAGCCTGCGGAAATGACAGGGAACAGAGCTTTCCAGATTTCACGACTGTCGGCGTGGAACGCAAATTCATCTAAAAACACATTCGCCGAAAAACCACGAGCAGTGTCGGGGTTAGCTGGTAATGCTGTGATTTTGGAACCATTGGGGAAAATCACTTCCAACGCATTGATGGTTGGGCTAAAAGGCACTTCAGCAATTTCACACGCCACGCCAATGGCTTCAAGGTGGCGTTTTACGCCCTCATTGATGGCTTCTTTCGCTTGGCGTTCGCCTCGCGATAAAATGACCCATCGGGTGCGTTCTCCCGAGCTTCCGCTGCCAAACAATCCAGCACAATTTCAAAGGTGGTGGTAAAGGTTTTGCCCGATTGACGGCTAAACATCGCCACTTTGAAACGGCTATCATCTTGCAGCCAGCGTTTTTGGTAATCGTATAAAACGGTGTTATTGGTTGATACCATAGATTTCCAAAATACTTTGTCGCACACGCTCGAGTGTCGGTAAATCTGAGCCGTCTTTTTCGGCGGTGCGTGCGAGTTCATCCAGTTTTGCCTGCACTTTGGCTTTGTGTTCGGCTTGATATTCTTTCAGCTTCACACTTGCCGTCGTCATTGAGGCGATGTTTTTGCCAATCATACCCAGTGCTTTTAGGCGGTCTTTTACGCTTAGGCTTTCCACATTGCGGGCTTCAATCAGCAAATTCATTAAATCAGTTTGCACCAGCCGCATTAGGGCGTCCGATTGGCTATCTCCCTCATCGTCTACCTGCTCGGTAATGAGCTTTGCCACTTCTGCCGCGTCTTTAATCGCTTTCAGGCGACTTTCAATTTGTTTGCCATAACGATGAATTGCCGACTTGCTGATTTGATAGCCCTTCTCACGCAGGAGATTTTCCAATTCCACATAACCTGAAAAACCGTTCTCAGTTAAGGCGCGTTCCAGCCAGCGGCGAACATCTTCGGGCAGTTTTTCAATACTTGAGCGAGGTGCCATAATTTCCCCTTACGCCCAATACTTTTCAGGGCGGGCAATACCGGCTTGGCAGTCGATGGTGTATTCCACAATGTCCACACCCAAGCGGTTAATATCTGCAAACCACACGCCGTGCGGTTGTTTGGTCAGTTCCACCAGTTTGCGGTCGGAAA
Encoded here:
- a CDS encoding DUF3486 family protein — encoded protein: MAPRSSIEKLPEDVRRWLERALTENGFSGYVELENLLREKGYQISKSAIHRYGKQIESRLKAIKDAAEVAKLITEQVDDEGDSQSDALMRLVQTDLMNLLIEARNVESLSVKDRLKALGMIGKNIASMTTASVKLKEYQAEHKAKVQAKLDELARTAEKDGSDLPTLERVRQSILEIYGINQ
- a CDS encoding terminase large subunit domain-containing protein — translated: MFGSGSSGERTRWVILSRGERQAKEAINEGVKRHLEAIGVACEIAEVPFSPTINALEVIFPNGSKITALPANPDTARGFSANVFLDEFAFHADSREIWKALFPVISAGWKLRVVSTPNGKGNKFYELMTDLENTEWSRHTVDIYQAVADGLPRNIEQLRKGLNDEDAWAQEFELKWLDEASSWLSYDLIDAVEHEQAGKPELYQGGSCFVGMDIAARNDLTVIWVIELVGDVYWTREIVELKRVPLREQLAELNRIMKQYHVVAGNLDQTGMGEKMVEDAQAEHGKRIAGTLFNLSTKLKMATIGKTAFEDRKIRIPQGNSNLREDLHKLKKITGANGTPRFTAESDSNGHADRTWACFLALTAATDAVMQPVMAHSRRPRKSKDLTVGY